A portion of the Bufo gargarizans isolate SCDJY-AF-19 chromosome 7, ASM1485885v1, whole genome shotgun sequence genome contains these proteins:
- the HACD4 gene encoding very-long-chain (3R)-3-hydroxyacyl-CoA dehydratase 4 has translation MKTYLSIYYLIQFCGHSWIFTNMTVRLLFFGKDSFADTFYAIGLVMQVCQLLSVLELLHILMGEEQQSFLPTLSQVTERLVILFLVITSQEEVQSKCIVCLLFFLWNLWDITRYPYLLLSAVGIEYPALTWLYNTLWIPVHPLSLLAEVYTVYESLPYFEALGTFCYTMSLPFAVSIHFPSILKIYLVLLLAGVLYTCSHRYSKRELYLRQQKLKLKVK, from the exons ATGAAGACTTATCTTTCCATCTATTACCTCATACAATTCTGTGGCCATTCATGGATTTTCACCAACATGACAGTCAGGCTGCTTTTCTTTGGAAAAG ATTCTTTTGCAGATACATTCTATGCAATTGGGCTAGTAATGCAAGTCTGCCAGTTACTGTCTGTCCTGGAGCTACTACACATTCTAATGGGTGAAGAGCAACAATCATTTCTGCCAACATTGTCTCAG GTAACAGAAAGACTAGTCATCTTGTTTCTGGTGATCACcagccaagaagaagtgcagagTAAATGTATAGTGTGTCTTCTCTTCTTCCTCtggaatctgtgggatattaccAG ATATCCCTACCTTTTGTTGTCTGCGGTAGGAATAGAGTACCCAGCTCTAACATGGCTCTATAATACGTTATGGATTCCAGTGCACCCGTTGTCACTGCTGGCAGAAG TGTACACAGTCTATGAATCACTTCCTTATTTCGAAGCCCTTGGCACATTCTGCTACACGATGTCACTGCCTTTTGCGGTTTCCATTCACTTCCCTTCCATTTTAAAAATATATCTGGTTCTTTTACTAGCCG GTGTACTGTACACATGCAGTCATCGCTACTCTAAAAGAGAACTCTATCTGAGGCAACAGAAGTTGAAGCTAAAAGTGAAATGA